From the Anopheles merus strain MAF chromosome 2L, AmerM5.1, whole genome shotgun sequence genome, the window ACCATTTACACTTAACACCCGCGGGCGCAGGTGAACGTTCGATGAAAATTCCACACTCGAACCTTGTTTCCTGCGAAGCAAACGAGCAGTCGCGCCAGGTAAGTACTGCGGCAACGGCACAGTTGTTGGTGGAAAACTTGTGAAAAATTGATTTGTGTTGGGAGTGGCGGGGAGAAGGGGGTCAAATTTGATGAGacaatggcaaaacaagcCTGGTAACAATAGAAGCATGCAAGAATGTGTACACAAAGTGTGAGGGAATTCGGGACATTTTAATGACGCAAGGAAGTAGCTGCGGAAGAATCGGGGCTTGACCTCGGCCGATCAGCTGCAGCCGGTTCTTCCGGATGGTTTTCTTCGCCTTTCTCTATAAATAGAAACACAAATAGAAAGTGCGCGCTCCACCACGCACCACTTCCTGCATGGCGAAACTATTAATAGTGTGAAATAATCAGATCTATTTTATTGTACGCATCATATAAACAATtgtgcaaattaaattatgtgtgcgtgtggtcaGCTTTTGCGTAACATCTAATCGCTATGGTTGCTACGATTGTTTGCGGTTGCTAAGAAAGCGTTACGTGTTTTTGTACGATAAACATGGCGCGTGCTAACGAAACCActaaaaaagattatttagcCTTCTTTTGTATTTAGTATTTATATTATAATTACTACAATACTAATTGCAGAACATTCTGgatatttgtttcatttcgatTGCAGCATTTTGGTGACGtgagctagagagagagatagagaaagaggaaCGGAAACAGTGCAACCGTAACGCAGCCCACCACAGCACCGTTTGGGGAGCATGCGCCTCGATGCACTGGTCGCATGGTATCAGAAGAAGATCGGCACGTACGACAAGCAGCAATGGGAGAAAACGATCGAGCAGAAGATACTGGCCGGCATCAGCCATCTGCCGCTGAAAAACACCAAGCTGAAAACGGAACTGATCGATGTGGATCTGGTGCGTGGTTCGACCTTTCCGAAGGCGAAATCGAAACTCTCCATCCTGACCGTGCTGTATCTGGCGGCGCTgcgcttcctgctgctgccggtttaCGCCCGCTGGTGGGTACAGCAAACGTCACCGGGcgtgtttctgctgctgcttacgCTCTACCTGCTGCAAATGCTGAACCTTGGCATCTATAGCTACTGTGCCCgatcaccaccgccaccatcaccatcgagTACCGACACTGCGACGGGGAGTGACGGTGCCGAAGCTAACGCAAAGCTACCGCCAACCGATACCGTCGATCACATCGTCACCATATCGGACTTTTTGATTCCGCTCGCCCTCAGTCTGCTGCTGAGCGTCATCCACTCGCAGATCGTAGCGACCGCCTCGAACAGCATTGGATCGTCCCTGTTTTCGTGCGGCAAGCTGTCGCAGAAGTGTTTCTCGCACGGTTCGGCAACACCGGCCACGCCGGGCGCAGCCAGCACTGGCACAGGCACGTCCCTATCCACACCGGCCGGCGGTGTACCGGCCGGGTTGAGCAAGAAGCAGCGCGAACAACGAATCCGCCGCAAGCGGCGCGTTCGAGCACACTCCGAAACACAGGCGCAATCGTCGCCCGGCCGGGCAGTGACGGCGGAGGAGCGCGATCGGAAGAAAGCGTTCGCCAGTGTGGGTGGGTCGAAATCGGCCACCAGCTCGCCGGCACGCACAGCGCCGAAGAAGGGCGCCTGTagcacgagcagcagcacgagcagTGATGCAGTCGAGCGGGCACAGCTGGCGGAAGGGAACAACGAACAGCAACGGCAGCCGGAGGTTCTGGTAGGAAGGCGTGAGGAGAACGGCTCGCTACGCATGGAAGATCGAGCGCCGAACATTCATCGAACGGCAAACGAAACGGAAAAACACACATCGATCGGCGTGACCATCATCCCGTCGACGAACAGCTCGAGCGACCATTCGCCACCGAACGGGCGTCGGTCGGGCGATCATACGCAGGAGGCGAACCCGATGCTACTGCTGCCCTCCGGGTTGCGGCGGCGCAATGTAAACTGGGACCCGACCGTACCGGAACGGTCCCGCGCGGGTCCGTCGTCGCTGCTGGAACCGGTCGTAGACGACGATGGGTTCGAGAGTTTAAACGGCAAAAGCTCGGGTGGTGAGGATAGTGCGGGGAATGTGTTTCTCAAGGATCACCATCGCTACCGGAAGGTGGCTCCATTCGGGGGGAACGATTGGAATGCGGCCGGTGAAACGGAAGCAAAAGACCATCAGTCGGATTCGGACACGGATACGCTGAAAAATagtatcaccaccaccaccaccaccaactacAACACACCGACGATAGCGGAACTGGATGGCGTGCTTGATCCGCAGCGCAAACAGTTCACGGAGGGGGGTCACACAGCTGGCTCGCAGTCGGAACTGGCACAGCACGATACACCGCAGCACGGAGGAAGGGAGGAATCGAAGGAGCTGGTACGGCAACGGCGCAACAAGGACTCAAGTAAGCAGCCGCTGCAACGGCGCGCCCCGACGGCGCTGTATGACGCGGGGCCGGACGAAAAGAAGGGACTGGGGACGAGCTGCAGCGACGAGACGGACGAAGAGAACAACGAGTACGATTTGCATTCACCGTCGCCGCCCCACCTGCATCTGCTGCACTCATCGCCGCCGCTTCGCGCGCACCACCCCCATCAGCCGATGGTGGGTCCGGTGGTACGGCCGTCTCCGGCCGGTTCGTCCCCGTcgccgcaccaccaccaccaccatctgcTTTACCtgcatcatcgtcatcatcaggCGGCCGCCGTAGTGcagccggcggcggcggcccaTTCCCATCATACGCTTCATCCGCATCAGCATCACTTTCACCATTCGCCCTCCGTACTGACCGAAGGTAATGTTTGGTGTAttcacgcacactcacacacaggcGGAGACACGCATACAGCTaggtgtttttgtttagcatTATGGTTATTGCTCGATAAAGGAAGCAATAGCTGCTACGATAAAGtgatgtttaaaattacaaaaaaaaaccagcataTTGCGCTGGGCGGAACGTGGACGGTAGGACAATTAGCTGTAGCAGTTGATCATTGAATCGTTGAATTAACCACCGTAATTGATGTGTGTAACTGCtttcaatgtaaattttaaCACGAATGGTAGCCAAACACCACCATACAGCTCATTCCAGCTCTAATCGATTTGCATTTACATGCACGAGGCTTTCTCTACTAACGTTTGGCATTATAACTCACCCGTCAGATTGCGAAACTATTGCGTTTTCTTCGTCCGTTTAGTCGATCATTTTTAGTTGCGAGTTAGTCTTCCGCTATAGAAAATGTAGCTAAAAACCGGTagttttgataatttttaataccTACTCGTCCTT encodes:
- the LOC121594487 gene encoding protein phtf isoform X2, whose amino-acid sequence is MRLDALVAWYQKKIGTYDKQQWEKTIEQKILAGISHLPLKNTKLKTELIDVDLVRGSTFPKAKSKLSILTVLYLAALRFLLLPVYARWWVQQTSPGVFLLLLTLYLLQMLNLGIYSYCARSPPPPSPSSTDTATGSDGAEANAKLPPTDTVDHIVTISDFLIPLALSLLLSVIHSQIVATASNSIGSSLFSCGKLSQKCFSHGSATPATPGAASTGTGTSLSTPAGGVPAGLSKKQREQRIRRKRRVRAHSETQAQSSPGRAVTAEERDRKKAFASVGGSKSATSSPARTAPKKGACSTSSSTSSDAVERAQLAEGNNEQQRQPEVLVGRREENGSLRMEDRAPNIHRTANETEKHTSIGVTIIPSTNSSSDHSPPNGRRSGDHTQEANPMLLLPSGLRRRNVNWDPTVPERSRAGPSSLLEPVVDDDGFESLNGKSSGGEDSAGNVFLKDHHRYRKVAPFGGNDWNAAGETEAKDHQSDSDTDTLKNSITTTTTTNYNTPTIAELDGVLDPQRKQFTEGGHTAGSQSELAQHDTPQHGGREESKELVRQRRNKDSSEECSYSSELDHSDTQNEHSDDDYELEDVPTLILNPACGANDRVSCTIWEAREAKKAEMSVLDISSAIIERVEAMPESCDYVYIGVVLSVFLSLVPAFCRLCEATVDSTNSTEVNFLDMPVILFEKASFSLLAILRFAFGETTWERFVLVLGFLLRLVLTFLVFFLLAVAERTFKQRFLYAKLFSHLTSSRRAQKSGIPHFRLNKVRNIKTWLCVRSYLKRRGPQNSVDVIVSAAFIITLLLLAFLSVEWLKDSVHLHSQFNLEALTWSCAFGTFLLRFMTLGTKINKKYKSVSVLITEQINLYVQIEQKPNKKEELMISNNVLKLAADLLKELESPFKISGLSANPYLYTTVKVVILSALSGVLSEMLGFKLKLHKIKIK
- the LOC121594487 gene encoding protein phtf isoform X1, which codes for MRLDALVAWYQKKIGTYDKQQWEKTIEQKILAGISHLPLKNTKLKTELIDVDLVRGSTFPKAKSKLSILTVLYLAALRFLLLPVYARWWVQQTSPGVFLLLLTLYLLQMLNLGIYSYCARSPPPPSPSSTDTATGSDGAEANAKLPPTDTVDHIVTISDFLIPLALSLLLSVIHSQIVATASNSIGSSLFSCGKLSQKCFSHGSATPATPGAASTGTGTSLSTPAGGVPAGLSKKQREQRIRRKRRVRAHSETQAQSSPGRAVTAEERDRKKAFASVGGSKSATSSPARTAPKKGACSTSSSTSSDAVERAQLAEGNNEQQRQPEVLVGRREENGSLRMEDRAPNIHRTANETEKHTSIGVTIIPSTNSSSDHSPPNGRRSGDHTQEANPMLLLPSGLRRRNVNWDPTVPERSRAGPSSLLEPVVDDDGFESLNGKSSGGEDSAGNVFLKDHHRYRKVAPFGGNDWNAAGETEAKDHQSDSDTDTLKNSITTTTTTNYNTPTIAELDGVLDPQRKQFTEGGHTAGSQSELAQHDTPQHGGREESKELVRQRRNKDSSKQPLQRRAPTALYDAGPDEKKGLGTSCSDETDEENNEYDLHSPSPPHLHLLHSSPPLRAHHPHQPMVGPVVRPSPAGSSPSPHHHHHHLLYLHHRHHQAAAVVQPAAAAHSHHTLHPHQHHFHHSPSVLTEGEECSYSSELDHSDTQNEHSDDDYELEDVPTLILNPACGANDRVSCTIWEAREAKKAEMSVLDISSAIIERVEAMPESCDYVYIGVVLSVFLSLVPAFCRLCEATVDSTNSTEVNFLDMPVILFEKASFSLLAILRFAFGETTWERFVLVLGFLLRLVLTFLVFFLLAVAERTFKQRFLYAKLFSHLTSSRRAQKSGIPHFRLNKVRNIKTWLCVRSYLKRRGPQNSVDVIVSAAFIITLLLLAFLSVEWLKDSVHLHSQFNLEALTWSCAFGTFLLRFMTLGTKINKKYKSVSVLITEQINLYVQIEQKPNKKEELMISNNVLKLAADLLKELESPFKISGLSANPYLYTTVKVVILSALSGVLSEMLGFKLKLHKIKIK